From one Idiomarina sp. X4 genomic stretch:
- the gltX gene encoding glutamate--tRNA ligase, producing the protein MSVVTRFAPSPTGYLHVGGARTALYSWLVAKAQGGEFVLRIEDTDRERSTQPAIDAILEGMEWLGLNWDRGPYYQTQRFDRYKELIDKLLEEDKAYKCYCSAERLEKMREEQMAAGEKPRYDGHCRDNPNVGGDKYVIRFRNPQEGSVVFDDHIRGRIEFANTELDDLIIARTDGTPTYNFCVVVDDWDMDITHVVRGEDHINNTPRQINILKALGAPVPEYAHVSMILGDDGKKLSKRHGAVSVMQYRDDGYVPEAVVNYLARLGWSHGDQEIFSREELIEYFKLDDVNKAASAFNTEKLNWLNQHYMKTLPAEKVAPQLRWQFDQIGVDTSNGPALEKVVALQADRVKTLKEMAAISRYFYESVDEFEEKAAKKHLRPVAKEPLLKAKELLGAVNDWNADTIQAAINQTAADLDVGMGKVGMPLRVAATGGGNSPSLGETLELIPPKTVLARIDLALEFIAQRESA; encoded by the coding sequence ATGAGTGTGGTAACGCGTTTTGCTCCCAGTCCAACAGGTTATTTGCATGTCGGTGGTGCTCGTACCGCTTTATATTCTTGGTTAGTTGCCAAGGCACAAGGCGGTGAGTTCGTATTACGTATTGAAGACACCGACCGTGAGCGCTCAACACAGCCTGCTATTGATGCAATTTTAGAAGGCATGGAATGGCTAGGGTTGAACTGGGATCGTGGTCCTTATTATCAAACTCAACGTTTTGACCGCTACAAAGAGCTTATTGATAAGCTTTTGGAAGAAGATAAAGCTTACAAGTGCTATTGTTCTGCCGAGCGTTTGGAAAAAATGCGTGAAGAGCAAATGGCAGCCGGTGAAAAGCCTCGCTACGACGGTCATTGCCGTGATAATCCTAACGTTGGCGGTGACAAATACGTGATTCGTTTTCGTAACCCGCAAGAAGGTAGCGTGGTTTTCGATGATCACATTCGCGGGCGTATTGAATTTGCGAATACTGAGCTGGATGATTTGATCATTGCCCGAACCGATGGCACGCCGACCTATAACTTCTGTGTTGTCGTAGATGACTGGGACATGGATATTACGCATGTTGTTCGTGGTGAAGACCACATTAACAACACACCGCGCCAGATTAATATCCTTAAAGCTCTAGGGGCGCCTGTACCAGAATATGCACACGTTTCCATGATTTTAGGTGACGACGGTAAAAAGCTTTCTAAACGTCACGGCGCGGTCAGTGTCATGCAATACCGTGATGACGGTTATGTACCTGAAGCGGTCGTTAACTACTTAGCGCGCCTGGGTTGGTCTCATGGTGATCAGGAAATATTCAGTCGCGAAGAACTCATTGAATACTTCAAACTGGATGATGTGAATAAAGCAGCATCTGCCTTTAATACCGAAAAGCTGAACTGGCTAAATCAGCACTATATGAAAACGCTGCCGGCTGAAAAAGTGGCGCCACAACTGCGGTGGCAGTTTGACCAAATTGGCGTGGATACCAGCAACGGTCCTGCTCTTGAGAAAGTGGTTGCGTTGCAGGCCGACCGAGTGAAAACTCTGAAAGAAATGGCTGCCATTAGTCGTTATTTCTACGAATCAGTCGACGAATTTGAAGAGAAGGCGGCGAAGAAGCATTTACGTCCTGTGGCGAAAGAGCCTTTATTAAAAGCAAAAGAACTGCTTGGAGCAGTGAACGACTGGAATGCTGATACGATTCAGGCCGCAATTAATCAAACGGCCGCTGATTTGGATGTCGGAATGGGTAAAGTAGGTATGCCTTTAAGGGTAGCCGCTACCGGTGGAGGTAACTCTCCTTCGTTAGGTGAAACCCTGGAATTAATACCCCCAAAAACCGTTTTGGCGCGAATTGACCTTGCTTTAGAATTTATAGCTCAGCGTGAGAGTGCGTAA
- the can gene encoding carbonate dehydratase — MPDIKHLIENNKAWAEEQIQRDPDFFKRLVGQQAPEYLWIGCSDSRVPANQIVGMDPGELFVHRNVANQVIQTDFNCLSVIQFAIETLKVRHVLVVGHYGCGGVKAAMESKPHGLVDHWLYPIRDVYREHADEIAVLEDSQKVDRLCELNVIEQVKNLAKTNVVQEAWDREQPLTLHGWVYRLDNGLVNDMNVSVSSREGLEEVYHVYHQKLPDGLKK; from the coding sequence ATGCCAGACATTAAGCATTTGATTGAAAACAATAAAGCGTGGGCGGAAGAGCAGATCCAAAGAGACCCTGACTTCTTTAAACGTTTGGTAGGGCAGCAAGCTCCAGAGTACTTATGGATTGGCTGCTCTGATAGTCGAGTGCCGGCGAATCAGATTGTTGGTATGGATCCTGGCGAGTTATTCGTGCACAGAAATGTGGCAAACCAGGTTATTCAGACAGATTTTAACTGCCTGTCTGTGATTCAGTTTGCTATTGAAACGTTGAAGGTTCGACACGTACTAGTCGTGGGGCATTATGGCTGCGGCGGTGTCAAAGCTGCTATGGAATCAAAGCCCCATGGGTTGGTTGACCACTGGCTGTATCCGATTCGCGATGTTTACCGCGAGCATGCCGATGAAATAGCTGTTCTGGAAGACTCTCAAAAAGTTGATCGTTTGTGCGAATTGAATGTCATAGAGCAGGTAAAAAATCTAGCTAAAACTAATGTTGTTCAGGAAGCCTGGGATAGAGAACAGCCTCTTACGTTACATGGTTGGGTTTATCGTTTGGATAACGGTTTAGTGAATGACATGAATGTGTCTGTTTCAAGTCGGGAAGGGTTGGAAGAGGTGTATCATGTTTATCACCAAAAACTGCCGGACGGCTTGAAAAAATAG
- a CDS encoding arylesterase produces MKNFLLKTCLFLSLLLVIRSVSANVSLVVLGDSLSAGYGLSQEQTWVAELDRRWNSSHPDINIINASISGETTRGGLSRLEGVLERHQPDALFIELGGNDGLRGFDLNTVRSNLKQMIDKAQQQGVKVALSQVMVPPNYGQRFAEQFRQVFEEVAKEEGVKLVPFFMEKIATNPDYVQNDGIHPTAEAQPKIADFLEPYLLELTK; encoded by the coding sequence ATGAAAAACTTCCTTTTGAAAACGTGTCTATTTTTATCACTGTTGCTAGTTATACGCAGTGTTTCCGCAAATGTCTCACTTGTCGTTTTAGGTGACAGCCTAAGCGCCGGTTACGGACTTTCTCAGGAGCAAACCTGGGTGGCCGAACTCGACCGTCGCTGGAACAGCTCTCACCCCGATATTAACATCATAAACGCCAGTATTAGTGGCGAGACCACTCGTGGTGGTTTAAGCCGCTTAGAAGGCGTTTTAGAGCGTCACCAACCCGACGCATTATTTATTGAATTAGGTGGCAACGATGGTCTTAGAGGGTTTGACCTCAACACAGTTCGGTCAAACTTGAAACAAATGATCGATAAAGCGCAGCAACAAGGCGTTAAAGTAGCGTTGAGCCAGGTTATGGTACCACCCAACTATGGTCAGAGATTCGCCGAACAGTTTCGACAAGTTTTTGAAGAAGTTGCGAAAGAAGAAGGCGTTAAACTCGTGCCGTTCTTTATGGAGAAAATAGCGACTAACCCAGACTATGTGCAGAACGATGGCATTCACCCCACCGCGGAAGCCCAGCCCAAAATCGCTGACTTCTTAGAACCCTATTTACTCGAGCTGACAAAATAA
- a CDS encoding ABC transporter ATP-binding protein: MLIQAQQLEKTVDTSEGPLQILQPINVSINAGETVAIVGASGSGKSTLLSLLAGLDLASSGEVLIENEKLSELDEEQRAKVRADKVGFIFQSFLLVPSLSALENVMLPAELAGHKGAEKEARELLAKVGLEDRWHHYPNQLSGGEQQRVAIARAFVGQPKILFADEPTGNLDAKTGGKVEELLFDLNKDYGTTLIMVTHDQQLAKRCQRVLQMEAGQLSEATQDVA, from the coding sequence ATGCTCATTCAAGCTCAACAACTGGAAAAAACCGTAGACACCTCTGAGGGTCCATTACAGATTCTGCAGCCAATTAACGTCAGTATCAATGCCGGCGAGACTGTTGCCATTGTTGGTGCGTCAGGCTCTGGCAAATCAACGTTGCTGTCGCTGCTTGCGGGGTTAGACCTCGCATCCTCCGGAGAGGTTCTTATAGAGAACGAAAAACTGAGCGAATTGGATGAAGAGCAGCGCGCGAAAGTTCGTGCTGATAAAGTTGGCTTTATTTTTCAGTCGTTCCTATTGGTGCCAAGTTTAAGTGCTCTGGAAAACGTCATGTTACCCGCTGAACTGGCGGGTCATAAAGGCGCAGAGAAAGAAGCCCGCGAACTATTAGCCAAAGTTGGGCTGGAAGATCGCTGGCACCATTACCCAAACCAGCTGTCAGGCGGTGAACAGCAACGGGTTGCTATTGCGCGTGCGTTTGTCGGTCAGCCAAAAATTCTGTTTGCCGATGAACCTACCGGTAATCTTGATGCTAAAACCGGTGGTAAGGTCGAAGAATTACTATTCGACCTCAACAAAGACTATGGCACAACATTAATAATGGTGACGCATGACCAACAGTTAGCGAAACGTTGTCAGCGCGTGCTGCAAATGGAAGCTGGGCAGTTATCGGAGGCGACACAGGATGTGGCATAA
- a CDS encoding ABC transporter permease encodes MWHKISFRLLKQELKRGELTIMALAIILSVTAVLSLSIFSDRLQAGLTERSSEFLAADRVLSSRRDIPQEWLDQAGQMKLQTAWKVVFNSMAFSGENMTLVDVKAVSDGYPLRGELEIADQPFGQGYVAEGLPAEGEAWVASQLFQALQLDIGDSIEVGNSSFKVTKVVTYEPDVGFSVFTDSPNVIIRHSQLEETGLIQPGSRVRFNVLMAGEPGAIDAYEDWLLPRLNDDTHSWRSIEDGDSPLSRSLNRAERFMMLASLLGVVLAATAVAVAAQRYCQRNYDVVAIFKTLGADKKQIRRIFILHLLLLTAVSVAIGMLLGWAIQYFVIEWVSQKLDATLPQSGWQPYALAAATGVISAVMFTLYPLFRLVAIPPLRVLHRQLTAGNAIRWLQWVLSGGTIYALLVIYSQQWWLSTALFAGGAVAAVILLGLGRLFITASRKAGMQAGSSWRLAMAGLQRRAAQNSVQMLSFSTAIMLLLLVIVLRNDLLEDWKRQLPADAPNYFAINIAQDNVDDMQAMFERENIPSTDLYPIVPGRLTHINGEKLHDEVTKEDREDDEAEGREGIGRELSLTWRDTLPPNNELTAGEWWGDDAKPQVSVELNVSERLDIKVGDELRFNLGGQEFTVPVTSLRKADWNTLQPNFYMIFNTSTLEDFPATYITSFRLGEERKSELYELFKPFPQTSLIDLDAMIDQIREVIGQVSLAIVFVLVLVIIAGSLVLVAQVQASMEERQKELVILRTLGAPGKLLSRSITYEFLVLGAISGLIATLAMEISLFILQNQVFNMMPVIHWKLWLVGPLCGALVVAILGRLSCYRLIKRNTAQLIRKLA; translated from the coding sequence ATGTGGCATAAAATTTCGTTTCGTTTGCTTAAGCAGGAGCTGAAACGAGGTGAGCTGACAATTATGGCGCTGGCAATTATCTTGTCGGTTACCGCCGTGTTGTCTCTTTCTATTTTCAGTGACCGCCTACAAGCCGGACTGACTGAACGCAGCAGTGAATTCTTAGCCGCGGATCGTGTTTTGAGCTCACGTCGTGACATACCCCAGGAATGGCTGGATCAAGCCGGACAAATGAAACTCCAAACGGCTTGGAAAGTCGTGTTCAACTCCATGGCGTTTTCTGGCGAGAATATGACCCTGGTGGATGTCAAAGCGGTCAGTGACGGTTACCCATTACGAGGTGAGCTAGAAATCGCAGACCAGCCGTTTGGGCAAGGGTATGTGGCTGAAGGACTTCCCGCCGAAGGTGAGGCTTGGGTTGCATCGCAGTTGTTTCAGGCACTGCAGTTAGACATTGGCGACTCAATTGAAGTGGGCAACAGCAGCTTTAAGGTGACTAAAGTCGTCACTTACGAGCCTGATGTCGGTTTCTCGGTCTTTACTGACAGCCCAAATGTCATTATTCGCCATTCTCAGCTAGAAGAAACGGGGCTCATTCAACCGGGTAGCCGTGTGCGTTTTAACGTACTAATGGCTGGAGAACCAGGCGCTATTGATGCTTACGAAGACTGGCTGTTACCTCGACTCAATGACGACACCCACAGTTGGCGTAGTATTGAAGATGGTGATAGCCCGTTATCGCGTTCTTTAAATCGAGCTGAGCGCTTTATGATGCTGGCAAGCCTGCTCGGTGTGGTACTGGCCGCAACAGCGGTGGCAGTAGCAGCGCAGCGTTATTGCCAGCGAAACTATGATGTGGTCGCTATTTTTAAAACCTTAGGGGCTGATAAAAAACAAATACGCCGTATTTTCATTCTGCACTTGCTGTTATTAACCGCAGTGAGTGTTGCTATTGGTATGTTGCTGGGCTGGGCTATTCAGTACTTTGTGATTGAGTGGGTCTCTCAAAAGCTTGACGCAACCTTACCGCAATCCGGTTGGCAACCATACGCACTGGCGGCAGCAACCGGTGTTATCAGTGCTGTTATGTTTACTTTGTATCCGCTGTTTCGCTTGGTGGCGATTCCGCCATTGCGTGTATTGCACCGTCAGTTAACCGCGGGTAACGCTATTCGTTGGTTGCAGTGGGTATTGAGTGGCGGAACCATTTACGCACTGCTGGTAATTTACAGTCAGCAGTGGTGGCTCTCGACGGCTTTGTTCGCGGGGGGAGCCGTCGCAGCAGTCATTTTACTGGGGCTGGGGCGTTTATTTATTACGGCAAGCCGCAAGGCGGGGATGCAGGCTGGTAGCAGCTGGCGCCTCGCAATGGCAGGTTTGCAGCGAAGAGCCGCGCAAAACAGCGTACAAATGCTGAGCTTCTCAACAGCTATTATGTTGCTGTTATTAGTGATTGTTTTACGCAACGACTTACTGGAAGACTGGAAACGACAGTTACCAGCAGACGCTCCGAACTACTTTGCCATTAATATTGCCCAGGACAATGTTGATGATATGCAGGCAATGTTCGAGCGTGAAAATATTCCGTCGACTGATCTCTACCCTATCGTGCCGGGGCGTTTAACTCATATTAATGGTGAAAAACTTCATGACGAAGTGACCAAGGAAGATCGTGAAGACGACGAAGCAGAAGGACGCGAGGGCATTGGTCGGGAGCTGTCGCTGACATGGCGCGATACCTTACCACCTAACAACGAGCTAACAGCCGGTGAGTGGTGGGGCGATGACGCAAAACCTCAGGTGTCTGTTGAGCTAAATGTGTCAGAACGACTGGATATTAAAGTGGGTGATGAACTACGCTTTAATTTAGGTGGGCAGGAGTTTACAGTGCCGGTGACCAGTTTGCGAAAAGCCGACTGGAACACGCTGCAGCCGAACTTTTACATGATATTCAACACCTCGACATTGGAAGACTTTCCGGCGACATATATCACCAGCTTTAGGTTAGGCGAAGAGCGCAAGAGTGAGCTTTATGAACTCTTTAAGCCTTTCCCACAAACGTCGTTGATTGATCTGGATGCGATGATTGATCAGATACGTGAGGTGATTGGGCAAGTAAGTCTGGCGATAGTGTTTGTGTTGGTTCTCGTGATAATCGCTGGTTCACTGGTCTTGGTTGCACAGGTTCAGGCGAGCATGGAAGAACGGCAGAAAGAACTTGTGATTCTGCGGACGCTGGGTGCGCCCGGTAAATTATTGAGTCGTAGCATTACTTACGAGTTTTTGGTGTTGGGTGCTATTAGCGGATTAATAGCCACACTGGCGATGGAAATATCCTTGTTCATATTGCAAAACCAAGTATTTAACATGATGCCGGTAATCCATTGGAAACTATGGCTTGTAGGACCACTTTGCGGTGCTTTGGTAGTGGCTATTTTAGGTCGTTTGTCATGTTATCGCCTAATTAAACGCAATACAGCGCAACTTATCCGCAAGCTCGCGTAA